From one Trifolium pratense cultivar HEN17-A07 linkage group LG1, ARS_RC_1.1, whole genome shotgun sequence genomic stretch:
- the LOC123895391 gene encoding uncharacterized protein LOC123895391: protein MKYFVIAFTLQKQFDSCDIQHIPQIENQEANDLAQIASGYKMTKEKLEELVEIKEKLISCEPMPNVSTTSEQLRVSEQSVEENLEVVDLHFDEVMAEIFVIDDLADDDWRKPIVNYLENPVGITERKVKYRALSYTIIENELYKKTPEGVLLKCLNENEAYVAISNVHSGTCGAHQAGHKMKCFCFDKGYSGLPCLKIV from the coding sequence ATGAAGTACTTTGTTATCGCATTTACTTTGCAAAAACAATTCGATTCATGTGATATTCAGCACATACCTCAAATTGAGAATCAAGAAGCAAATGATTTGGCTCAAATTGCTTCTGGTTATAAgatgacaaaagaaaaactagagGAATTAGTTGAGATTAAAGAGAAACTAATTTCATGTGAGCCAATGCCCAATGTGTCGACAACATCTGAACAGCTGAGGGTAAGTGAGCAAAGTGTCGAAGAAAACCTTGAAGTAGTGGATTTGCACTTTGATGAGGTGATGGCAGAAATCTTTGTCATTGATGACTTAGCTGATGATGATTGGAGGAAACCCATTGTCAACTACCTGGAGAATCCAGTAGGTATAACTGAAAGAAAGGTTAAGTATAGAGCCTTAAGCTACACAATCATTGAGAATGAATTATATAAGAAAACACCTGAAGGGGTTTTGTTGAAATGTCTTAATGAAAATGAGGCATATGTAGCAATTTCCAATGTTCATAGTGGGACATGTGGCGCCCATCAAGCAGGCCATAAGATGAAATGCTTTTGTTTCGACAAGGGTTATAGTGGCCTTCCATGCTTAAAGATTGTATAG